The genomic stretch CGAAAATCTTTTATACAATAGCCAAAGCATACTCAAAGTTAGAATTCCACATATTAATGGAAAAAGTTGAGGCGGTTGATATtaaggtgaagaaatatttggAATTAGCTAGTTATGAAAAGTGGGCTAGGTCGTATGCAACAGTTCACCAAGGATGGACTTTGACTTCAAATATTGCGGAGTCAATAAATAGAGtacttgtatcagctagagacctgccaatttatgattttcttgagGAAGTTCGTTTACTGTTTGCAAAATGGAATTGCAAAAATAGGCAACAAGCTTCATATATCTTCACAACACTCATTGAAaagtttaatgacatactcaAAGAGAATGACGCTTTGTGTACTCGTATGACGGTATGACCTTTTAGATTTGTGaaatttgtaattatgaaaatataagtaTGAAAATACCTTTCATTCagttttaaattaatgaaaagatatACAACACAAACAATAtgaacatataaaaacataacatgTATTCTGAATATGTTTTtttgtattgaaaattattaacactgcatatg from Capsicum annuum cultivar UCD-10X-F1 unplaced genomic scaffold, UCD10Xv1.1 ctg47516, whole genome shotgun sequence encodes the following:
- the LOC124892466 gene encoding uncharacterized protein LOC124892466, whose translation is MYVASVEKLYRNSHNALSKIFYTIAKAYSKLEFHILMEKVEAVDIKVKKYLELASYEKWARSYATVHQGWTLTSNIAESINRVLVSARDLPIYDFLEEVRLLFAKWNCKNRQQASYIFTTLIEKFNDILKENDALCTRMTVVPATEYVYMVHDKEKHFIVFLKKKKCA